The sequence GGACTCTGCCGGGAGGCCCATTTCATTGAGCGCGATGGAGAGCAGCGCCGCCGTCACCCGTTCGCCGGAGCTCAGCAGCATATCCACCTCTTCGCGCTTGGGGTTGTCGCTGTAGTGTTCGGCGTAGGCGACCAGTTTGTTGGTCTCGCCGCTCATCGCCGAAACGACGACCACGACGTCATTCCCCTCTTTGACCGTTTTGGCAACGCGGTCGGCAACGTTCTGGATACGCTCCAGGTCGCCGACGCTCGTACCACCGTATTTTTGAACAATCAGCATCTTACAGATACCCCTTTGCTTGAAAATAGCCGATCACCTTCTCATAGATCGGTTTTTTGAAGTGTGCAACGTAGTCGTACAGTGCATCGATCTCGATGAACTTGTAATCGATAAACTCCGGATGTTTCGTCTCCAGGTTGATCTTCGCCTTGTGTTTGAGACGGACCAGGAAATAGCGCTGCGTCTGCCCGCAGTAGGGGCGCATGCGCTCCGCAACGTGCGCCGGAAAATCGTAGGCCAGCCACTCGGGGTATTCGGCAACGACTTCCACCTTTTTCGTTCCGATCTCCTCTTCGATCTCGCGCAGAAGCGCCTCTTCGGGAGACTCCCCCCTGTCGATCCCTCCCTGCGGGAACTGCCAGATGCCGCTGATATCACTGCGCTCGGCAATGAAGATCTGTTTGACATCGGGGTATTCCGGCGGCACGATGATGGCCGCGACGTTCGGACGATAGGGTTTGACGGATTCCATGGGCCTCTTTACTCGTTTTGGAGCACCTCTAATAACCCCAGCACAATCCGGGTAGGGTTATGAGAAGTGCCCGCTGTTTTCAATGCGCGTATTATAGGGCAAGCGCGGTTAAATCGTGCTTGTTTTTCGCACATCTCAACGACGCCTAACGTCCGAACGATTACAATGCCGTATGCTTTTATACGTCCATATCCCGTTTTGCGACAGCAAGTGCCACTACTGCAGCTTCAACTCCTACGTCGACAAGTTCGGACTGCGCCGCGATTACATGGCTGCGCTCGTCCGGCAGCTGGAGGGCGAGCTTGCACGCCTGGACCCGGCGCCGCAGAGCATCGAGACCCTTTTTTTCGGCGGCGGCACCCCTTCGACGGTCGCGCCGGAACTGTACGCCCCGCTTTTTGAACGCCTGCGCCCCTATCTCAAACCCGGTGCCGAGATCACCAGCGAAGCCAACCCCAACAGCGCTACTCCCGAGTGGCTCACGGGTATGAAAGCGCTGGGGGTGAACCGTATCAGTTTCGGCGTACAGAGTTTCGATCCCGATAAGCTGAGGCGCCTGGGGCGCGCCCACACACCCCAGCAGGCGCTGGATGCCGTTACCGCGGCGCACAGCGCCGGGTACGAGCACCTCTCCATCGACCTCATTTACGGCGTCGCCGGAGACACGAAAGCACTGCTGGAGCACGACCTGGAACAGGCGTTCACCCTCCCCATCGACCACCTCAGCGCCTACGCCCTCACCATCGAAGAGGGGACCCCCTTTTCCGCCACACCGGAGGTCGCCGAGGAAAAACTGCCGCTGACTTCATGGCTCTTCGAGCGTATCAGGGCCCACGGCTTCACCCAATACGAGATCTCCAATTTCGGCCGCTACCGTTCCCGCCATAATCTCGGCTACTGGGAGTACAAGCCCTACATCGGGCTGGGTGCCGGCGCCGTGGGCTGCATCGGAAATGTCCGCTACTACCCCCACCGCGACGTTGAAGCCTACATTGCCGATCCCCTCTTCCGCACGACGGAACCCCTCGATGCGGACGCGGTCAAAACCGAACGCCTCTTTCTCGGCCTGCGCTCCGTCGTGGGCGTCCCCGAAACGCTGCTCGACCCGGAGGAGCTGCAGCGCGCCCGATGGCTTGAAGAGGAGGGGAAACTTCGCTGTGAAGAGGGCCGCTTTTACAATACGGACTACCTGCTCAGCGACGAGATCGTTCTCTATCTTC is a genomic window of Sulfurimonas sp. HSL1-2 containing:
- a CDS encoding RNA pyrophosphohydrolase, producing MESVKPYRPNVAAIIVPPEYPDVKQIFIAERSDISGIWQFPQGGIDRGESPEEALLREIEEEIGTKKVEVVAEYPEWLAYDFPAHVAERMRPYCGQTQRYFLVRLKHKAKINLETKHPEFIDYKFIEIDALYDYVAHFKKPIYEKVIGYFQAKGYL
- the hemW gene encoding radical SAM family heme chaperone HemW, whose translation is MLLYVHIPFCDSKCHYCSFNSYVDKFGLRRDYMAALVRQLEGELARLDPAPQSIETLFFGGGTPSTVAPELYAPLFERLRPYLKPGAEITSEANPNSATPEWLTGMKALGVNRISFGVQSFDPDKLRRLGRAHTPQQALDAVTAAHSAGYEHLSIDLIYGVAGDTKALLEHDLEQAFTLPIDHLSAYALTIEEGTPFSATPEVAEEKLPLTSWLFERIRAHGFTQYEISNFGRYRSRHNLGYWEYKPYIGLGAGAVGCIGNVRYYPHRDVEAYIADPLFRTTEPLDADAVKTERLFLGLRSVVGVPETLLDPEELQRARWLEEEGKLRCEEGRFYNTDYLLSDEIVLYLQG